The following coding sequences are from one Candidatus Melainabacteria bacterium window:
- a CDS encoding FAD-binding oxidoreductase: MNSTRSRRAVTPVCGFDQPSTTTTNTIVNDHHSLLNPTRVASIKSPDSLRQLTAIVRDAHATGQQVSIAGGRHAMGGQQFLSNGILIDMTLFNKIVAFDRNRGLLEVEAGMMWPALINYLRETQRHSTCQWTIAQKQTGCDLLTIGGALAANVHGRGLGKAPLVCDVEEFKIVMHDGKIKRCSRQRNAELFSLAIGGYGLFGIIASVTLRLVQRVTLRRSVQVCRTSQAAELLESQQRCGATYGDFQFAIDSASADFLQVGILSTYSPVGAQGEQYRESERKLLSEDQWQELLFLAHTDKSRAFEIYRDHYLATDRQLYLSDTFQLATYINGYHKMIDDRLGENCAGSEAITELYVPRHRLDEFMKRAASLLRAEAASVIYGTVRLIEQDKETFLAWANQPWACIIFNLHVDHNNGQIQAISGTFRKLFQLAIEFGGKYYLTYNKYAAANQLQACYPQISQFIELKHQYDPTFRFNSDWFNYVRNSRNYF; encoded by the coding sequence ATGAATAGTACTAGATCGCGACGTGCTGTAACCCCAGTATGTGGCTTCGACCAACCGTCGACTACAACTACGAACACGATCGTGAACGACCATCATTCCTTGCTAAATCCTACGCGAGTTGCCTCAATCAAATCTCCGGACTCACTGCGCCAGTTGACTGCGATAGTTAGAGATGCACATGCAACTGGGCAACAAGTCTCGATTGCCGGTGGGCGTCACGCCATGGGTGGGCAGCAGTTTTTAAGCAATGGCATCCTCATCGATATGACTTTGTTCAATAAGATTGTCGCATTCGACCGTAATCGCGGATTGCTTGAAGTTGAGGCTGGAATGATGTGGCCGGCTCTCATCAATTATCTTCGAGAGACGCAAAGGCATTCCACATGTCAGTGGACGATTGCTCAGAAGCAAACGGGATGCGACCTGCTTACTATCGGAGGTGCACTGGCTGCGAATGTGCATGGAAGAGGTCTGGGTAAAGCGCCTCTTGTATGTGATGTGGAAGAGTTTAAGATTGTCATGCATGATGGAAAAATCAAACGGTGCAGCAGACAGCGAAATGCTGAACTGTTCAGTCTTGCCATCGGTGGTTATGGTTTATTCGGCATCATTGCCAGTGTTACGCTCAGGTTGGTTCAGCGAGTGACTTTGCGTCGCTCTGTACAGGTTTGCAGAACCAGTCAGGCGGCCGAGTTGCTGGAGTCGCAACAACGTTGTGGTGCTACATATGGTGATTTTCAGTTTGCCATTGACTCTGCCTCTGCCGACTTTCTGCAAGTCGGAATACTCAGCACCTATAGTCCTGTAGGCGCGCAAGGCGAGCAATATCGAGAATCCGAACGGAAGCTGCTGTCTGAAGATCAGTGGCAGGAACTCCTCTTCCTTGCCCATACGGATAAGTCGAGAGCCTTTGAAATATATCGGGACCATTACCTCGCTACAGATAGACAGCTTTATCTGTCAGACACGTTTCAGTTAGCTACATACATAAACGGTTATCACAAGATGATTGACGATCGCCTGGGTGAGAACTGCGCCGGTAGCGAGGCAATAACTGAGCTTTATGTTCCGCGTCATCGATTGGATGAATTTATGAAGCGAGCGGCATCTCTGTTGCGCGCTGAAGCAGCCAGCGTGATTTATGGCACAGTTCGATTAATTGAACAAGACAAGGAGACGTTTCTCGCCTGGGCCAATCAGCCGTGGGCCTGCATTATCTTCAACCTTCACGTTGATCACAACAATGGACAGATACAAGCAATCAGCGGTACCTTCCGAAAATTGTTCCAATTAGCAATTGAATTTGGCGGTAAGTATTATTTGACTTACAACAAATATGCTGCTGCAAATCAGCTTCAGGCTTGCTATCCACAGATTTCTCAATTTATAGAGCTGAAGCATCAATATGATCCCACCTTTCGTTTCAATAGCGATTGGTTTAACTATGTACGAAATTCGCGGAACTACTTTTGA
- a CDS encoding 1-deoxy-D-xylulose-5-phosphate reductoisomerase, with the protein MKHISLLGSTGSIGTQTLDIAESHKDSVSIVALAAGSKNIDLLAKQVRQFRPELVSVPTKADIDSLRDKLGADCKSTSFVCGDQGLIDVATHGKVDTVVTGVVGFLGLKPTAAAIQKGKSIALANKETLVAAGAAIMPMVRQYDARIVPVDSEHSAIFQALGGKKAAEYKKELDKIWLTASGGPFRTWTLEQIRNATVDDALKHPNWSMGPKITIDSSTLMNKGLEVIEARWLFDVDPASIQVVIHPQSILHSAVEFVDGSIVGQMGVPDMRLPIHYALFFPERIHSSRVPRLNLLELNQMTFEKPDTKRFPCLAIAQKIAAENNTMPCVLNAVNEVVVDFFLKGFVKFSDMATQIERVLERHNPVEKPNLEDILDADQWARREAVQLLSAVRS; encoded by the coding sequence TTGAAACACATCAGCCTACTTGGTTCCACCGGCTCGATTGGAACGCAGACACTCGACATTGCAGAATCACATAAAGATTCGGTATCGATTGTTGCGCTTGCAGCTGGAAGCAAGAACATCGACTTGCTGGCAAAACAGGTCAGACAATTTCGACCGGAATTGGTATCGGTACCGACAAAAGCAGACATAGACAGCTTACGCGACAAATTGGGAGCCGATTGCAAAAGTACTTCCTTTGTCTGCGGTGATCAGGGTCTAATAGACGTGGCCACGCACGGAAAAGTAGATACGGTAGTCACCGGAGTGGTTGGCTTCCTCGGTCTGAAACCGACAGCAGCAGCCATTCAGAAAGGCAAGAGCATAGCCCTTGCCAATAAAGAAACGCTGGTTGCAGCAGGCGCAGCAATCATGCCAATGGTGCGCCAATACGACGCACGAATCGTTCCAGTTGACTCCGAGCACTCAGCCATCTTTCAAGCGCTTGGAGGCAAGAAGGCAGCAGAGTACAAGAAAGAACTGGACAAAATATGGCTCACCGCATCTGGTGGCCCGTTCCGCACCTGGACACTGGAACAAATTCGCAACGCCACCGTAGATGATGCCCTTAAGCATCCCAACTGGTCCATGGGTCCCAAAATAACGATCGACTCCTCAACCCTGATGAATAAAGGGCTGGAAGTGATCGAAGCGCGCTGGCTATTTGATGTGGATCCCGCTTCCATTCAGGTGGTCATTCATCCGCAATCTATTCTTCACTCTGCAGTTGAGTTCGTAGACGGATCCATCGTAGGACAAATGGGCGTGCCCGATATGCGCCTGCCCATTCACTATGCGCTCTTCTTCCCAGAAAGAATTCACTCCAGTCGCGTACCCCGACTCAACCTTCTCGAACTCAACCAGATGACTTTCGAAAAACCCGATACCAAGCGCTTTCCATGTCTGGCAATCGCTCAAAAAATCGCGGCAGAGAACAACACTATGCCCTGCGTCCTGAACGCCGTCAACGAAGTCGTCGTTGATTTCTTCCTCAAGGGATTTGTCAAGTTTAGCGACATGGCAACTCAAATCGAGCGAGTCTTGGAAAGACATAACCCGGTTGAGAAACCCAATTTGGAGGATATACTTGATGCTGATCAGTGGGCGAGGCGAGAAGCAGTTCAGTTGCTTTCGGCTGTGCGCAGCTGA
- a CDS encoding MBOAT family protein, whose product MLFNSLQYLIFLPIVVTLFWVLPPKFRMPMLLVASYIFYASWMPIFLLLILGMTVATWFFGKALDKATENKKLVLTLGIAFNLLLLAIFKYANFCYGTFALLAWHKADATLNILLPLGISFFTFEFIHYLFEIYRGKAPINNFVLFALFAAFFPTQIAGPIKRYPDFLAQMQEVRPFKLAYFDEALPIIVTGLAKKVLFADNLSILVSMGYSNPSTYGAPELWLLAYAFAFQIYFDFSGYTDIARGSSMLFGYHIPLNFNMPYIAKNMSDFWHRWHISLSTWLRDYLFIPLGGSRNGRWKTNLNLFWTMTLGGLWHGASWNFLVWGAYHGLALIAHREFQFLKQKFAAIDKVLATAMGRWFSIFLTFNAVCVGWVFFRIQDIGTAFAVAKKMVTFRPITTSVEAHQFLLLKHDLPVIVPITLTMVAVLVLTNLPWSRLNEKGFLTATPAWLRAVYCCVVIVAMLAFMPDNSAPFIYFQF is encoded by the coding sequence ATGCTATTCAACAGCCTGCAATATCTCATTTTCCTTCCGATAGTGGTGACGTTATTTTGGGTACTGCCACCAAAATTCCGTATGCCCATGCTTCTGGTCGCGAGCTACATTTTTTACGCCAGCTGGATGCCCATTTTTCTGCTACTTATCCTCGGAATGACTGTCGCGACATGGTTCTTCGGCAAAGCGCTAGACAAGGCAACCGAGAACAAGAAACTCGTTCTAACGCTGGGCATTGCATTCAATTTGCTACTGCTTGCAATCTTCAAGTACGCGAATTTTTGCTACGGAACATTTGCACTTTTAGCCTGGCATAAAGCCGATGCTACGCTCAACATACTTTTGCCGCTAGGAATCTCGTTCTTTACGTTCGAGTTCATTCACTATTTGTTCGAGATCTACCGGGGCAAAGCACCGATCAATAATTTCGTTCTATTCGCATTGTTCGCCGCTTTTTTCCCAACCCAAATTGCAGGACCGATCAAACGCTATCCCGATTTCCTGGCGCAGATGCAGGAAGTACGTCCTTTCAAACTGGCTTACTTCGACGAAGCGCTCCCGATCATCGTCACCGGACTAGCCAAAAAAGTATTGTTCGCAGACAACCTGTCCATACTTGTGAGTATGGGTTACTCAAACCCTTCGACTTATGGAGCGCCTGAGCTCTGGCTGCTCGCGTACGCCTTTGCGTTCCAAATCTACTTTGATTTCTCCGGTTACACTGATATTGCCCGTGGTTCATCGATGCTATTCGGATACCATATTCCGCTCAACTTCAACATGCCATATATAGCCAAGAACATGAGTGATTTCTGGCACAGGTGGCACATTTCTCTTTCCACCTGGTTGCGCGATTACCTGTTCATTCCGCTGGGCGGATCTCGCAACGGCAGATGGAAAACCAACCTGAATCTTTTCTGGACGATGACACTCGGTGGACTGTGGCATGGTGCTTCATGGAATTTCCTTGTCTGGGGCGCCTATCACGGACTTGCGCTGATTGCGCACAGAGAATTCCAATTCCTGAAACAAAAGTTCGCGGCAATCGACAAAGTGCTCGCCACTGCTATGGGAAGATGGTTCTCAATCTTTCTGACGTTCAATGCAGTCTGTGTCGGCTGGGTATTTTTCCGCATTCAAGACATCGGTACGGCCTTCGCAGTAGCGAAAAAAATGGTGACATTCAGACCGATCACAACGTCGGTGGAAGCGCACCAATTCCTGCTGCTCAAGCATGATCTGCCCGTGATTGTGCCAATTACGCTGACAATGGTGGCGGTCCTAGTTCTCACAAACTTACCCTGGAGTCGTTTAAACGAAAAGGGATTTTTGACAGCCACGCCGGCATGGCTACGAGCAGTATATTGTTGCGTTGTCATAGTTGCTATGCTTGCCTTCATGCCGGACAACTCCGCACCATTTATCTACTTCCAATTTTAA